In a genomic window of Nitrospinota bacterium:
- a CDS encoding PAS domain S-box protein has protein sequence MAFIMAKTEDNLNKSQKELVQAKQNLERLIESSTDAIVKTDKAGKVVLFNKGAEALTGYRREEVIGRKGPVLYESEEDAKEVMRRMREGGGTVSAFETTFRAKDETRIPVLISASILYDEEGQEVGAVGFSKDLRERKRSEEQLVRAEKMASVGLLTAGVSHEILNPLNVIILRLYTLIGNPDTPPEVTRRLRIMEKHANRIAKITRDLLSFSRQREPERRLIDFNESIKRTLSLVEHGLRIQNIEVESKLSDELPRGLVDQDQLQQVVLNLLTNAKDAMPDGGRLSLTTKAVQTNGQMFIELRVEDTGEGIATEDLKNLFDPFFTTKDEGKGTGLGLSICQGIVEAHGGSIWAENVPDGGAAFVVRLGTEDE, from the coding sequence ATGGCGTTTATAATGGCCAAGACCGAGGACAACCTTAATAAATCCCAAAAAGAGCTGGTTCAGGCCAAGCAAAATCTCGAAAGACTCATCGAGAGTTCCACAGACGCAATCGTTAAGACCGATAAGGCAGGAAAGGTTGTGCTCTTCAACAAGGGCGCCGAGGCCCTCACGGGCTATCGGCGTGAGGAGGTCATCGGCAGAAAAGGTCCGGTGCTCTACGAGAGCGAGGAGGATGCGAAAGAGGTGATGCGCCGGATGCGCGAGGGGGGCGGTACGGTCTCGGCTTTCGAGACCACCTTCCGTGCGAAGGACGAGACCCGCATCCCGGTGTTGATTTCGGCGTCCATTCTCTACGATGAGGAGGGCCAAGAGGTTGGGGCCGTGGGTTTCAGCAAGGATCTCCGTGAGCGCAAGAGGTCGGAGGAGCAGCTCGTCCGCGCAGAGAAGATGGCCTCTGTGGGTCTGCTGACCGCCGGCGTCTCTCACGAAATACTGAACCCCCTGAACGTCATCATTCTGCGTCTCTACACGTTGATCGGCAATCCCGACACTCCCCCGGAGGTTACTCGACGCCTGCGAATCATGGAGAAGCATGCCAACCGGATTGCGAAGATCACCCGCGACCTCCTCTCCTTCTCCCGCCAGCGAGAGCCCGAGCGCCGCCTTATCGATTTCAACGAATCGATTAAGCGCACTCTCAGCCTCGTCGAACACGGTCTACGAATACAAAACATTGAAGTGGAGTCGAAGCTCTCAGATGAACTGCCACGGGGCTTAGTCGACCAGGACCAGCTCCAGCAGGTGGTCCTCAATCTGCTAACCAACGCGAAGGACGCCATGCCAGACGGGGGCCGCCTCTCACTCACCACCAAGGCGGTCCAGACCAATGGGCAGATGTTTATTGAGCTTCGGGTCGAAGATACAGGCGAGGGCATCGCCACTGAGGACTTGAAGAATTTATTCGACCCCTTCTTCACAACAAAGGACGAGGGGAAGGGGACGGGCTTGGGGCTTTCGATCTGTCAAGGCATCGTCGAGGCTCACGGCGGGTCGATCTGGGCCGAAAACGTCCCCGACGGTGGCGCGGCCTTCGTCGTCCGATTGGGCACGGAAGATGAATGA